One window of Gloeothece citriformis PCC 7424 genomic DNA carries:
- a CDS encoding PrsW family glutamic-type intramembrane protease, which produces MKICAHCGSTNLDSHRFCLKCGNLLPGASQQLTFYWQENRIEKNCSIEINHPNNKKIGTICLGRDPNLCDICLEDPKVSRLHAQISFDPQKSQFVIENLRENNPILVNNKKLIRGSKYLKNGETITLGDTQLRFTLPNSVYQSPQSTPTEINVPSSQQSPSTLSLTMLLPFVSTRKDFRQQPYFIPGIITIIWVVLLLASLGNSDLFNFLFGSFLGLGGFYFIYQLCGKKKPLWVLILSIISTPILLVTPVWTILVIIFRVILPGNISEQNTSLMATFTGFFFGAGLAEELLKALPLFGLMLFSKWFNAPKLGIKDPLDGIIFGAASGLGFTLIETLGQYVPEASQQGEVYGLQLLIIRIVASVFGHMAYSGYFGYYIGLSVLKPKQRWQILLIGYLIASITHALWNTSGILGIWALGLVGIVAYCLLIGAILRAKKIA; this is translated from the coding sequence ATGAAAATCTGCGCTCATTGTGGTTCAACTAATTTAGATTCCCATAGATTTTGTCTTAAGTGTGGGAATTTACTCCCTGGTGCTTCTCAACAATTAACATTTTATTGGCAAGAAAATAGGATAGAAAAAAATTGCTCTATCGAGATTAATCATCCTAATAATAAAAAAATAGGAACTATTTGTTTAGGACGAGATCCTAATCTATGTGATATTTGTTTAGAAGATCCTAAAGTCTCACGGTTACACGCCCAAATTAGTTTTGATCCCCAAAAAAGTCAATTTGTTATTGAAAATTTACGGGAAAATAATCCCATATTAGTCAATAATAAAAAACTGATTCGAGGGTCTAAATATTTAAAAAATGGGGAAACTATTACTTTAGGTGATACACAACTTCGCTTTACTCTCCCTAACTCAGTATACCAGTCTCCTCAGTCAACTCCAACCGAGATAAACGTGCCAAGTTCACAACAGTCTCCCAGCACTTTATCCCTGACGATGCTTTTACCCTTTGTTTCAACTCGAAAAGATTTTAGGCAACAGCCTTATTTTATCCCAGGAATTATTACAATTATCTGGGTTGTTTTACTGTTGGCTTCTTTAGGTAATAGCGACTTATTTAACTTTCTTTTTGGCAGTTTTTTAGGTCTGGGAGGATTTTACTTTATCTATCAACTCTGTGGGAAAAAAAAGCCTTTATGGGTTTTAATTCTTTCTATAATATCTACCCCTATTTTATTAGTCACTCCTGTATGGACAATATTGGTTATTATTTTTAGAGTTATTCTTCCCGGTAATATTTCCGAACAAAATACAAGTCTCATGGCAACCTTTACGGGTTTCTTTTTTGGGGCAGGGTTGGCAGAAGAATTATTAAAAGCTTTACCTTTATTTGGGTTAATGCTTTTTAGTAAATGGTTTAATGCTCCTAAATTAGGAATAAAAGATCCTTTAGATGGGATTATTTTTGGGGCAGCGTCAGGACTAGGATTTACATTAATAGAAACTTTAGGGCAATATGTTCCTGAAGCCTCACAACAAGGAGAAGTCTATGGGTTACAATTGCTCATTATTCGGATTGTCGCCTCTGTATTTGGTCACATGGCTTATAGTGGATATTTTGGCTATTATATCGGTCTAAGTGTTTTAAAACCTAAACAACGTTGGCAAATTTTACTCATAGGATATTTAATCGCTTCAATCACTCATGCTTTATGGAATACCAGTGGAATTTTAGGAATTTGGGCTTTAGGATTAGTGGGAATTGTAGCTTATTGTCTCCTGATTGGAGCAATTCTGAGAGCGAAAAAAATTGCATAA